The following proteins come from a genomic window of Aquimarina sp. MAR_2010_214:
- a CDS encoding fibronectin type III domain-containing protein, translating to MNKKIGIAIIILLFGQKFSFAQSKEQLPEVKVIARAQEDKILLRWTLNTPIAWRKGNRYGYTLERYTISRDRKTLPNPEKLIIGQKFMPVSMMEWEGIAETSDNGAIMAQALWGESFVVEGGGGLASIINRAEEQQQRFAFGLYAADQDFEIAKKAGLGYIDTNIKPNEKYLYKVISNIPQFELKTKEGGVYIGIIDYEPLPEPVDFVGIFQDGSTLLSWDSKLLKNTYNSYIIERSENGSTFKRLGDIPYAAINKEKSENNRTLYIDSITNDKNYIYRIKGVSSFGEIGPASNVVSGEGKKVLKFVPYLKTKHITSESDVELTWTFPEEGNNDITGFTLKRSDTDRGGYKPVVTNIPPTSRKVSYTKLRATNYFKITANGKNNNQRDSFSMLVQPIDSIPPEKPIGLEGKVDSTGVVQLQWKPNTEEDLMGYRVYRGNLQHEEYSQLTESPHENYTFTDTVKVKSLNTKVYYRIIAVDQRYNKSEPSETLELVKPDVIPPTSPVFTSYTIKNGVVLLEWANSSSEDVETHYIYRKGKDDLDWSLIFQSPKFKNTTYNDSKVEQGKYYSYTILARDQSGLESTPAPPVSVIVPKTTLKSGVKGFYATVNEIDKTIVLTWNYKEPEVAEFELYRAYNKKPSLLYRVLPVETKRFVDTGLTINSNYTYIIRAIFNDGTYSRYSTIKVKY from the coding sequence ATGAACAAAAAAATAGGAATAGCAATAATTATACTCCTCTTTGGGCAAAAGTTCTCTTTTGCTCAATCCAAAGAACAATTACCTGAAGTAAAAGTTATAGCAAGAGCGCAAGAAGATAAAATCTTGTTGCGCTGGACTCTAAACACTCCTATAGCTTGGCGTAAAGGAAATCGATATGGATATACACTAGAGCGATATACCATCTCCCGAGATCGAAAAACACTACCAAATCCTGAAAAATTGATCATCGGTCAAAAATTCATGCCCGTCTCTATGATGGAATGGGAAGGTATTGCCGAAACCAGTGATAATGGTGCAATCATGGCACAGGCATTATGGGGAGAAAGCTTTGTAGTAGAAGGTGGCGGAGGTCTTGCTTCTATTATAAATCGTGCAGAAGAACAACAGCAACGGTTTGCTTTTGGGTTATATGCAGCAGATCAGGATTTTGAAATTGCAAAAAAAGCAGGATTAGGATATATTGATACTAATATTAAACCTAATGAAAAATACCTATATAAGGTGATATCTAATATCCCTCAATTTGAATTAAAGACTAAAGAAGGAGGCGTTTATATTGGGATTATTGATTATGAACCTTTACCAGAACCTGTAGACTTTGTTGGAATTTTTCAGGATGGAAGTACCTTATTAAGTTGGGATTCTAAATTGTTGAAAAACACATATAATAGTTATATTATAGAACGCTCAGAAAACGGAAGTACTTTTAAGAGATTAGGAGATATTCCTTATGCTGCAATTAATAAAGAAAAATCAGAAAATAATCGCACCCTTTATATTGATTCTATTACAAATGATAAAAATTATATATACAGAATTAAAGGCGTTTCTTCTTTTGGTGAAATAGGCCCTGCTTCTAATGTAGTTTCAGGAGAAGGGAAAAAAGTATTGAAATTTGTTCCATACCTAAAAACAAAACACATCACATCAGAAAGTGACGTAGAACTCACCTGGACATTTCCAGAAGAAGGAAACAATGATATTACAGGATTTACCTTAAAACGGTCTGATACAGATCGTGGAGGATATAAACCTGTAGTAACCAATATTCCTCCAACTTCGAGAAAAGTAAGCTATACTAAATTAAGAGCTACCAATTATTTTAAAATAACCGCAAATGGTAAAAATAATAATCAACGAGACTCTTTTTCTATGCTGGTACAACCTATAGACTCTATCCCACCAGAAAAACCTATAGGCCTAGAAGGAAAAGTAGATAGTACAGGTGTGGTACAACTACAATGGAAGCCTAATACCGAAGAGGATCTTATGGGATATCGAGTATACCGAGGAAATCTGCAACACGAAGAATATTCTCAATTAACAGAATCCCCTCATGAAAATTACACATTTACAGATACTGTAAAAGTAAAAAGTTTAAATACTAAAGTATATTATAGAATTATTGCTGTGGATCAACGATATAACAAGTCTGAACCTTCAGAAACATTAGAATTGGTAAAACCAGATGTAATTCCTCCCACTTCGCCTGTTTTTACATCCTATACCATTAAAAATGGAGTTGTACTACTAGAATGGGCCAATAGTTCTAGTGAAGATGTAGAAACACATTATATCTATAGAAAAGGAAAAGATGATCTGGATTGGAGTCTGATATTTCAAAGTCCAAAATTTAAAAATACAACCTACAATGACTCCAAAGTAGAACAAGGAAAATACTATAGTTATACCATACTGGCCAGAGACCAAAGTGGTCTGGAGTCTACTCCTGCTCCGCCGGTATCTGTTATTGTTCCAAAAACAACATTAAAGTCTGGTGTAAAAGGATTTTATGCAACTGTAAATGAAATTGACAAAACAATCGTATTAACCTGGAACTATAAAGAACCAGAAGTTGCCGAATTTGAATTATACAGAGCATATAACAAAAAACCCTCATTACTCTATAGAGTATTACCTGTAGAAACAAAACGATTTGTGGATACTGGGCTTACCATTAATTCTAATTACACCTATATTATTAGAGCCATATTTAATGATGGCACCTATTCAAGGTATAGTACCATAAAAGTAAAATATTAA
- a CDS encoding tetratricopeptide repeat protein, giving the protein MKRIVHFFKRYSYLFFFISITTAQTDSLEQKLMTGSKAEKIEIYKQLVSTYGKTEIEKALDYAKQGLELVKDDYTKDTSFFYLRMGNFYNAKSEHEKALFYNKKLLEVVKKLEYELGIAKSYQNIGVTYVKMGDYNQALDYYLKALKIYETLEEENFVVGITGNIGSLYSCRLKDDENGLVYYNKALTLSKKNGNEEFRAHILGAVGEMYMRQKEFEKAKNILKESIVVAEKTNYTEVVISGYNNLSQINIEEKNFIEALEYTKKALQIRFERGSSEDITLAYLTLGDIYDKLGNTKTAISYYDKALLAATETKALPQLSRVYQALHEYSSKKKEYKKSYEYLLKYNAVKDSLFSKEKHKLLREIQAKFDLENKEKEVEILTKENKIKVLENENHRTTQIVLITGLVTLIIVLVTLLYAYKNKQKTNRILAEKNSKISQTLKDREILLKEVHHRVKNNLQIVSSLLSLQHKFSEHKSATEILQEIQNKIQAMAIIHEKLYKSSDLSLINLQTYLDGLLTHFKTSYHLSERNITINGTIEEINLDMDYLVPCGLIINEIIANSIKHAFRDNQGGQISIEASRNKDQCILTIKDTGVGFPEDFEIENSRSLGMKLIQGLTQQINGSIHIASNPGACYTITFSIAT; this is encoded by the coding sequence ATGAAGAGAATAGTACATTTTTTTAAGAGGTATAGTTATCTCTTTTTTTTTATTTCAATAACTACTGCACAAACTGATAGTTTAGAACAAAAACTAATGACAGGCTCTAAAGCAGAAAAAATAGAAATCTATAAACAATTAGTCAGTACATATGGTAAGACAGAAATAGAAAAAGCTCTTGATTATGCTAAGCAAGGATTAGAATTAGTGAAGGATGACTATACTAAGGATACCAGTTTTTTTTATTTAAGAATGGGGAATTTCTATAATGCTAAATCAGAACATGAAAAGGCATTGTTTTATAATAAAAAATTACTAGAGGTCGTAAAAAAGTTAGAATATGAATTGGGAATTGCAAAGAGTTATCAAAATATTGGGGTGACTTATGTAAAAATGGGCGATTATAACCAGGCACTGGATTATTATTTAAAAGCACTTAAGATCTATGAAACATTAGAAGAAGAGAATTTTGTTGTGGGAATAACGGGTAACATAGGTTCTTTATATTCTTGTAGGTTGAAAGATGATGAGAATGGATTAGTATACTATAATAAGGCATTAACATTATCTAAAAAAAATGGAAACGAAGAATTTAGAGCTCATATTTTGGGTGCTGTTGGTGAAATGTATATGCGTCAAAAAGAGTTTGAAAAGGCCAAAAATATATTAAAAGAATCTATTGTTGTTGCTGAAAAAACAAATTATACCGAAGTCGTTATATCGGGATATAATAATCTATCCCAAATAAATATAGAGGAAAAAAATTTTATTGAAGCTTTAGAGTATACTAAAAAGGCATTACAGATTCGATTTGAAAGAGGATCTTCTGAAGATATTACATTAGCATATTTAACATTGGGAGATATCTACGATAAACTTGGAAACACTAAAACAGCAATATCTTATTACGATAAAGCGTTGTTGGCAGCTACAGAAACAAAAGCTTTACCACAACTATCAAGAGTATATCAGGCACTTCATGAATATTCTAGCAAGAAAAAGGAATATAAAAAAAGTTATGAATATCTATTAAAATACAATGCAGTTAAAGATTCACTATTTTCAAAAGAAAAACATAAGCTACTTCGTGAAATACAAGCAAAGTTTGACTTAGAAAACAAAGAAAAAGAAGTCGAAATACTAACCAAAGAAAATAAGATAAAGGTTTTAGAAAACGAAAACCATCGAACCACGCAAATTGTACTGATAACAGGGTTAGTAACACTAATAATAGTATTGGTAACATTATTGTATGCATACAAAAACAAACAAAAAACTAATAGAATCCTTGCAGAAAAAAATAGTAAAATATCTCAGACCCTGAAAGATCGAGAAATACTATTAAAAGAAGTGCATCACCGAGTGAAAAATAACTTGCAGATTGTATCTAGTTTGTTAAGTCTTCAGCATAAATTTAGCGAGCATAAAAGTGCTACAGAGATTTTACAAGAGATTCAGAATAAAATACAAGCGATGGCAATTATTCATGAAAAACTGTACAAGTCTAGTGATTTATCCTTAATTAATTTGCAAACCTATTTAGATGGTTTATTAACTCATTTCAAGACCAGTTATCACCTTTCTGAACGAAATATCACTATAAATGGAACGATAGAAGAGATTAATTTAGATATGGACTATCTGGTTCCTTGTGGCTTAATTATTAATGAGATTATTGCTAATAGTATTAAGCATGCTTTTCGAGATAATCAAGGAGGGCAAATTAGTATAGAAGCTTCTAGAAATAAAGACCAATGTATCCTTACCATAAAAGATACAGGAGTTGGTTTTCCAGAAGATTTTGAGATTGAAAATAGCCGATCTCTTGGGATGAAGCTCATACAAGGACTAACTCAACAAATTAATGGATCAATACATATTGCTTCTAATCCAGGAGCTTGTTATACCATTACATTTAGTATCGCTACATAA
- a CDS encoding fibronectin type III domain-containing protein, with the protein MKKLLPIFLLVLQFAFVSAQNYPVRVAAQATPPYPTNLSGYANAALVNSPLRVQIVFADITASSREIRLGVSIEGEDLNATSTSVVVGAPTLILDPGIPLQLSIAELAPYFEQQNLRGISPAQHNGTLPDGRYQFCFEVFDAFNGNRLSAKTCANIFLVNNYPPFLNKPDNKSKITEHNPTNIIFQWTPRHINVPNVSYEFSIVEVWDRYIDPQAVFLSSPPLYQEITTATSLLYGPIHPLLLPGKRYAWRIRAIAANNGEEVSVFTNNGNSEIFWFDYLSPCTVPTNIEVQDVSRTNATISWIGHPDHLDYSVLYRESGSNKWYKKTTPREYVTVDEFKPDTVYEYKILGNCTTDNFAESNTKTFRTLSDELAEYTACGIEADPVDLSNQELLTELLENAVFTAGDFPVYVKKVSGSGSFTGEGYISTPWLATVRIPVKFKNIKINTDMKLVDGFVVTTYDPNWGSIVDADEIIEVVTGDNDDLDVFHVDFVITNVVANEDGTYTVTGADGQEITEEGGENVVFIDSNGTSWEVSREGDVTKTPAAEGGEPTASNTAGMSSSGVSNITATGVNIVFEKGSGYYSFDMLPNGASDKLKRKYEELPIANGGTYPVPYKAISDLSSHQSDVIIAKASFSDSKITKDDIVFKTAQGGKVDANWNSNGTIATLTLEKKFDFTKEEILATVKPKDSGGQYTIAGTFSLMHLASQEVSNINIKLISVNGASLSGIANRINEIYNPAGIRFKVTEANPISISDTTIDVGDSKLLTYYTEAEKAWINTFKATGTYQKNTYYLFVTDIPPSDSSTDGFMPLKSQFGFVFAQNDKGRVAAHELGHGVFGLEHSFTEYDTQSGNTDLLMDYGTGIQLNHMDWEKMHAPGIQIYWFQGDEDGEQATVSNMENLDKFKNEDGSFTFISMSGKPISLPGKTSSVTFSTGDDLNLQNCEDNFTIEPFGSLKSFVIDNIKYSFCASCNSTNFAGYFKQGKGCTSESQYIDIYSNEKNKNAIIGLPCVSGDAVVFKAMLINNFFGQFDFGTITSTYNGSGSLKPYDYIINEHGFDQISDDNIVYVPADFNPRFETDVINFLASEFCFCDENDFTAIAYGFIYATQLQKNKELLSCFNSDVPLFFYEENVDADKFHYVVVNDWEEKNINGFTTLKSHIDKFKQLSTSFSSSSEPYAMHDFLKQYVPEQISSSNANSYSLRFGTIYWESGVVLDKIKNITDTQLLRQYDDVFCLWESIPFDDRISALNYLPSKNRGNDRTEEILLYLVINETDKASMINSLKDKGYELFWKIWNVLDFTERSILVSYLNENLINETTKSAGKTVYHTFLKNCVEGNVTDNTFVDNPCDLNEYKILPLWRANALGVVNFAFDLSNGGLTEEFDYSLETSNENNKVDIVASTNYIDYSELEDYWEYFTRDLTGGHLFDSKIEPFQLIVLVVREDIKLNGKIILKKNQIANVPAIFLHWLDSSIDTEQNQVIIRVAADGLVVASIFATGGATTPLLALDLAIFGTDFVFTIVNESSDNVDPEIAATWNAIYNLYNIANIPRAVASTSSLLVNGSRRFITFVENSQTVNKFSKVVINPQYLDDYIIQFKKLSNVKKIKELELIDNLILAVKNTPRFNRTAYIPRSLYRNLVQARLKIFNSQFTTTGITMGVEASVNAYSPYLKIFRDGSSSSIANIVYPTAGVAKPALESVRWLPTTIALQNTKVVGTIKDIAYIDANEVLKTSLLSIIEDLNNRGQFYLALEESFITVLQRDYPEIYTKVNGFSESLKTKFITDFKGINSAQLTKLNENSAELIDIWKNVKLGDSSDVVFFRSLEKYNR; encoded by the coding sequence ATGAAAAAATTACTACCTATATTTCTGTTAGTACTGCAGTTTGCTTTTGTATCTGCACAAAATTATCCTGTACGCGTTGCCGCTCAGGCAACACCGCCATATCCAACAAATCTATCTGGATATGCAAATGCAGCATTGGTCAATAGCCCATTACGAGTTCAAATCGTATTTGCAGATATTACTGCCTCGAGTAGAGAAATACGATTAGGTGTTTCTATAGAAGGTGAGGACCTTAATGCCACAAGTACATCTGTAGTTGTCGGAGCACCCACTCTAATTCTGGATCCAGGTATTCCTTTACAGTTATCGATTGCAGAATTAGCCCCATATTTTGAGCAGCAAAACCTGCGAGGTATATCACCGGCACAACATAATGGTACATTACCAGACGGGAGATATCAGTTTTGTTTCGAAGTCTTTGATGCCTTTAATGGAAATCGATTATCTGCAAAAACTTGTGCCAACATATTTTTGGTCAATAATTATCCGCCTTTTCTTAACAAACCGGATAACAAATCTAAAATAACAGAACATAACCCCACCAATATTATTTTTCAATGGACACCGAGACATATCAATGTTCCCAATGTATCTTACGAATTTAGTATTGTAGAAGTGTGGGATCGGTATATTGATCCACAAGCCGTGTTTTTATCTTCTCCTCCCTTATATCAGGAAATCACTACAGCGACTTCTTTATTATATGGTCCTATACATCCCTTATTGTTACCTGGTAAACGATATGCATGGAGAATACGTGCAATTGCTGCCAATAACGGCGAAGAAGTTTCTGTATTTACCAATAATGGTAATAGCGAGATTTTTTGGTTTGACTATCTAAGTCCCTGTACTGTTCCTACAAATATAGAGGTTCAGGATGTAAGTAGAACCAATGCAACCATAAGTTGGATTGGACATCCTGATCATTTGGATTATTCTGTACTATATCGAGAATCGGGGAGCAATAAATGGTATAAAAAAACAACCCCTCGGGAATATGTTACTGTAGATGAGTTTAAACCAGATACCGTTTATGAATATAAAATACTAGGAAACTGTACGACCGATAATTTTGCAGAATCTAATACCAAAACTTTTAGAACACTAAGTGATGAATTAGCAGAATATACCGCTTGCGGTATAGAAGCAGATCCCGTAGATCTTTCTAATCAGGAGTTGCTTACCGAGCTTTTAGAGAATGCCGTATTTACTGCTGGTGATTTCCCAGTATATGTAAAAAAAGTATCCGGATCAGGTAGTTTTACCGGCGAGGGGTATATCAGTACTCCTTGGTTAGCTACGGTGCGTATTCCTGTAAAATTTAAAAATATCAAAATCAATACTGATATGAAATTGGTAGATGGTTTTGTGGTTACTACATACGATCCAAATTGGGGTAGTATTGTGGATGCCGATGAGATCATTGAGGTCGTAACTGGTGACAATGATGATCTGGATGTATTTCATGTAGATTTTGTCATTACAAATGTAGTCGCTAATGAAGATGGAACATATACCGTTACAGGAGCAGATGGGCAGGAGATTACAGAAGAAGGAGGAGAAAATGTAGTATTCATAGATAGCAACGGAACCTCATGGGAAGTTAGTCGCGAAGGTGATGTAACCAAAACTCCTGCTGCAGAAGGAGGAGAACCTACAGCCAGTAATACTGCAGGGATGAGCAGTAGCGGAGTTTCAAACATAACGGCTACAGGAGTCAATATCGTTTTTGAAAAAGGAAGCGGATATTACTCCTTTGATATGCTACCCAATGGAGCTTCTGATAAACTAAAACGAAAATACGAAGAACTACCTATAGCAAACGGTGGAACATATCCGGTACCCTATAAAGCGATATCTGATTTAAGTTCTCATCAATCTGATGTTATAATAGCAAAAGCCTCATTCTCTGACAGCAAGATCACCAAAGATGATATTGTCTTTAAAACCGCACAAGGAGGTAAAGTAGACGCCAACTGGAATAGTAACGGCACCATCGCTACACTTACTCTTGAGAAAAAATTTGATTTTACCAAAGAAGAAATTCTGGCAACGGTAAAACCTAAGGATTCTGGAGGGCAATACACCATTGCAGGTACCTTTAGCTTAATGCACCTAGCCAGCCAGGAAGTAAGCAATATTAATATAAAACTCATCTCGGTAAATGGAGCCAGCTTATCTGGGATTGCAAATCGAATTAATGAAATCTATAACCCGGCAGGAATTCGTTTTAAAGTAACCGAAGCTAACCCTATCTCTATATCAGATACCACTATAGATGTTGGAGACAGCAAACTATTAACCTACTATACCGAAGCAGAAAAAGCCTGGATCAATACATTTAAAGCTACAGGTACATACCAAAAAAATACGTATTACCTGTTTGTAACAGATATCCCTCCTTCTGATAGTAGTACCGATGGTTTTATGCCGCTAAAAAGCCAATTTGGATTTGTATTTGCACAAAACGACAAAGGTAGAGTCGCCGCCCACGAATTAGGACACGGTGTATTTGGATTAGAACACTCTTTTACCGAATATGATACTCAATCCGGCAATACAGATCTGTTAATGGATTATGGTACCGGTATCCAATTAAACCATATGGATTGGGAGAAAATGCATGCTCCGGGGATTCAGATCTATTGGTTTCAAGGAGATGAGGATGGGGAGCAAGCTACAGTCTCCAATATGGAAAACTTAGACAAGTTTAAGAATGAAGACGGTTCTTTTACATTCATTTCAATGTCAGGAAAACCAATATCACTGCCTGGAAAAACATCTTCAGTGACATTTAGTACGGGTGATGATCTAAACCTACAAAATTGTGAAGATAATTTTACAATAGAACCCTTTGGATCACTTAAAAGTTTTGTGATTGACAATATAAAGTATTCCTTTTGCGCTTCTTGTAATAGTACAAACTTTGCAGGGTACTTTAAACAAGGTAAAGGTTGTACATCTGAAAGTCAATATATAGATATTTACTCCAATGAAAAGAACAAGAATGCTATTATAGGATTACCATGTGTATCTGGAGATGCGGTAGTGTTTAAGGCAATGTTAATAAATAACTTCTTTGGTCAGTTTGATTTTGGTACTATTACATCAACATATAATGGGAGTGGAAGCTTAAAACCTTATGATTACATTATAAACGAACATGGTTTTGATCAAATAAGTGATGATAATATTGTATATGTCCCAGCTGATTTTAACCCTCGTTTCGAAACTGATGTTATCAATTTCTTAGCTTCAGAATTCTGCTTTTGTGATGAAAATGATTTTACAGCAATAGCATACGGCTTTATTTACGCAACACAACTACAAAAAAACAAGGAACTTTTGTCTTGCTTCAATTCAGATGTTCCATTATTTTTTTATGAGGAAAATGTAGATGCAGACAAGTTTCACTACGTTGTTGTTAATGATTGGGAAGAAAAAAATATCAATGGCTTTACCACTTTAAAGAGTCACATTGATAAATTCAAACAATTATCAACATCCTTTTCTTCATCTTCAGAACCATACGCAATGCATGATTTTCTCAAGCAGTATGTTCCTGAACAAATATCTTCATCAAATGCTAACTCTTATAGCCTCCGTTTTGGAACAATATATTGGGAATCTGGAGTTGTACTTGATAAAATAAAAAATATTACTGACACTCAATTATTAAGACAATATGATGATGTATTCTGTTTGTGGGAAAGCATTCCTTTTGATGATAGAATTAGTGCTCTTAATTATCTGCCAAGTAAAAATCGTGGAAATGACAGAACCGAAGAGATCCTTCTTTATTTAGTCATAAATGAAACCGATAAAGCGTCAATGATAAATAGTCTAAAGGATAAAGGCTATGAGTTGTTTTGGAAAATTTGGAATGTTTTAGATTTTACGGAAAGAAGTATTTTGGTAAGTTATTTAAATGAGAATCTAATTAATGAAACAACGAAAAGCGCCGGAAAAACAGTTTATCATACTTTCCTAAAGAATTGTGTAGAAGGTAATGTAACTGATAATACATTCGTGGATAATCCCTGTGATTTAAATGAATATAAGATTTTACCTCTATGGAGAGCTAATGCTTTGGGAGTAGTAAATTTTGCTTTCGATCTAAGTAATGGTGGTTTAACGGAAGAATTTGACTATTCTTTAGAAACTTCAAATGAGAATAACAAAGTAGATATCGTTGCTTCTACTAATTACATTGATTATTCAGAGTTAGAAGATTATTGGGAGTATTTTACTAGAGACCTTACTGGAGGACATCTTTTCGATTCAAAAATAGAACCTTTCCAACTAATAGTTCTGGTTGTTAGAGAGGATATAAAACTTAATGGAAAAATAATCCTTAAAAAAAATCAAATTGCAAATGTTCCCGCAATATTCTTACATTGGCTTGACTCATCAATTGATACAGAACAAAATCAGGTAATTATTAGAGTTGCTGCCGATGGATTAGTAGTTGCAAGTATTTTTGCCACAGGTGGAGCAACAACACCATTGTTGGCATTAGATTTAGCTATTTTTGGTACTGACTTTGTCTTTACAATAGTCAATGAAAGTTCAGATAACGTAGATCCAGAAATAGCAGCAACCTGGAATGCTATCTATAACCTATACAATATAGCTAATATCCCAAGAGCAGTTGCATCAACTAGTAGTTTATTAGTAAATGGTAGTAGAAGGTTTATAACATTTGTAGAAAATAGTCAAACTGTAAATAAATTTTCAAAAGTGGTCATAAATCCACAGTATTTGGATGATTACATTATTCAATTTAAGAAATTATCTAATGTCAAAAAAATTAAGGAGCTAGAGTTAATAGATAATTTAATTTTAGCAGTAAAAAATACTCCTCGATTTAATAGAACAGCATATATTCCTCGTTCATTATATAGAAATTTAGTTCAAGCTAGATTAAAGATATTTAATTCTCAATTTACGACAACAGGAATAACTATGGGCGTTGAAGCATCTGTAAACGCATACTCTCCTTATTTGAAGATTTTCAGAGATGGTAGTAGTTCTTCAATTGCTAATATTGTATATCCTACAGCTGGAGTTGCAAAACCTGCTCTTGAATCTGTAAGATGGTTACCTACAACTATAGCTTTACAAAACACAAAAGTTGTTGGAACAATAAAAGATATTGCATATATCGATGCAAATGAAGTTTTGAAAACTAGTCTATTATCTATTATTGAAGATCTAAACAATAGAGGACAATTTTATTTAGCTTTAGAAGAATCATTCATTACTGTTTTACAACGAGATTACCCGGAAATATACACTAAAGTAAATGGTTTTTCAGAATCATTAAAAACTAAATTCATAACAGATTTTAAAGGAATAAATTCAGCGCAATTAACTAAGTTAAACGAGAATAGTGCAGAATTAATCGATATCTGGAAAAACGTAAAACTAGGGGATTCTAGCGATGTTGTTTTTTTTAGAAGTCTGGAAAAATATAATAGATAA
- a CDS encoding LytTR family DNA-binding domain-containing protein has protein sequence MIKNKKVLIVEDEFSIALDIKTSLEKLDYVIVGIASNYKEAMKYSVETMPDIVIMDINISGDKNGIEAAEDIYAKYEIPIVFLTANGDDATFKEALQSKPFGFLLKPFNIKELSFALQIALKKQLENKSSRTTWSNNKVSNTLFIKDKSQLIRVKIDEILWVEAMDNYTQIITRNKKIVVNMFLKEFYEKVPQDKFLRIHRSYMVALDKIDKIENRFVFIGDKNIPVSKAYKSQLLERLDIL, from the coding sequence ATGATAAAGAACAAAAAAGTATTAATAGTCGAAGATGAGTTTTCAATTGCATTAGATATTAAAACTAGCTTAGAGAAATTAGATTATGTTATAGTAGGGATTGCAAGTAACTATAAAGAGGCAATGAAATATAGTGTAGAAACTATGCCGGATATTGTCATCATGGATATTAATATCTCAGGAGATAAAAATGGTATTGAAGCAGCAGAAGATATTTACGCGAAATATGAAATTCCAATTGTTTTTCTTACTGCTAATGGAGATGATGCTACATTTAAAGAAGCTTTGCAATCCAAACCTTTTGGGTTTTTATTAAAACCCTTTAATATAAAAGAGTTGTCTTTTGCGCTTCAAATAGCTTTAAAAAAACAACTTGAAAACAAAAGTTCCAGAACTACGTGGTCAAATAATAAAGTATCAAATACTCTATTTATTAAGGATAAATCTCAGCTTATACGTGTTAAAATAGATGAAATTTTATGGGTAGAAGCCATGGATAATTATACTCAAATTATCACTAGAAATAAAAAGATTGTAGTAAATATGTTTTTGAAAGAGTTCTATGAGAAAGTACCACAAGATAAATTCTTGAGAATTCATAGATCATATATGGTGGCATTAGACAAAATTGATAAAATAGAAAACAGATTTGTTTTTATTGGGGATAAAAATATTCCGGTAAGCAAAGCGTATAAAAGTCAATTATTAGAACGATTGGATATTCTATAA